One segment of Streptomyces sp. YIM 121038 DNA contains the following:
- a CDS encoding GNAT family N-acetyltransferase has product MTTELALERLTPERLVALADELAGLLVDAVEGGASVGFLAGLDPREAARWWRGRAPELAAGRLETWVVHDGGRLTGTVGLALADKPNARHRAELVKLLVHRDARGRGLGRALLALAEREAARSGVTLLLLDTRTDSPAESLYASSGWTRLGVVPDHAADPRGALSPTTFFYKLLAADG; this is encoded by the coding sequence GTGACCACGGAGCTCGCCCTGGAGCGGCTGACGCCGGAGCGACTGGTCGCGCTCGCCGACGAGTTGGCCGGCCTGCTCGTCGACGCCGTGGAGGGCGGCGCCTCCGTCGGCTTCCTCGCCGGGCTCGACCCGCGGGAGGCCGCCCGCTGGTGGCGCGGCCGGGCCCCGGAGCTGGCCGCGGGCCGCCTGGAGACCTGGGTGGTCCACGACGGCGGTCGGCTCACCGGCACGGTCGGCCTGGCCCTCGCCGACAAGCCCAACGCCCGCCACCGCGCCGAACTCGTCAAGCTCCTCGTGCACCGCGACGCCCGGGGCAGGGGCCTCGGCCGGGCCCTGCTCGCCCTCGCCGAGCGGGAGGCGGCCCGCTCGGGCGTGACACTGCTGCTCCTGGACACTCGGACGGACAGCCCCGCCGAGTCCCTGTACGCCTCGTCCGGCTGGACCCGGCTCGGCGTCGTGCCGGACCACGCGGCCGACCCGCGGGGCGCGCTGAGCCCGACCACCTTCTTCTACAAACTCCTCGCCGCGGACGGGTAG
- a CDS encoding glycine C-acetyltransferase — MFDSVRDDLAATLDEIRAAGLHKPERVIGTPQSATVAVTAGGRPGEVLNFCANNYLGLADHPEVIAAAHEALDRWGYGMASVRFICGTQEVHKELEARLSAFLGQEDTILYSSCFDANGGVFETLLGPEDAVISDALNHASIIDGIRLSKARRFRYANRDMADLEKQLKEATEAGARRKLVVTDGVFSMDGYVAPLADICDLAERYDAMVMVDDSHAVGFVGPGGRGTPELHGVMDRVDIITGTLGKALGGASGGYVAARAEIVALLRQRSRPYLFSNTLAPVIAAASLKVLDLLEAAGDLRERLAANTQLFRSRMTAEGFDVLPGDHAIAPVMIGDAAKAGRMAELLLERGVYVIGFSYPVVPQGQARIRVQLSAAHSTADVDRAVDAFVAARAELESAGA; from the coding sequence ATGTTCGACTCCGTACGCGACGACCTCGCCGCCACCCTCGACGAGATCCGCGCCGCAGGCCTGCACAAGCCCGAGCGGGTCATCGGCACCCCGCAGTCGGCGACCGTCGCCGTCACCGCCGGGGGCCGCCCCGGCGAGGTGCTGAACTTCTGCGCGAACAACTACCTCGGCCTCGCCGACCACCCCGAGGTGATCGCCGCCGCCCACGAGGCGCTCGACCGCTGGGGCTACGGCATGGCCTCCGTGCGCTTCATCTGCGGCACCCAGGAGGTCCACAAGGAGCTGGAGGCGCGCCTGTCCGCGTTCCTCGGCCAGGAGGACACGATCCTGTACTCCTCCTGCTTCGACGCCAACGGCGGTGTCTTCGAGACGCTGCTCGGCCCCGAGGACGCGGTGATCTCCGACGCCCTCAACCACGCCTCGATCATCGACGGCATCCGGCTCTCCAAGGCCCGCCGCTTCCGCTACGCCAACCGCGACATGGCCGACCTGGAGAAGCAGCTCAAGGAGGCCACCGAGGCCGGGGCCCGGCGCAAGCTCGTCGTCACCGACGGCGTGTTCTCCATGGACGGCTACGTCGCCCCGCTGGCGGACATCTGCGACCTCGCCGAGCGGTACGACGCCATGGTCATGGTCGACGACTCGCACGCCGTCGGCTTCGTCGGCCCCGGCGGCCGGGGCACCCCCGAGCTGCACGGCGTCATGGACCGCGTCGACATCATCACGGGCACCCTCGGCAAGGCGCTCGGCGGCGCCTCCGGCGGCTACGTCGCCGCGCGCGCCGAGATCGTCGCGCTGCTGCGCCAGCGCTCGCGCCCCTATCTGTTCTCCAACACGCTCGCCCCGGTGATCGCGGCGGCGTCCCTGAAGGTCCTCGACCTCCTTGAGGCGGCCGGTGACCTGCGCGAACGCCTGGCGGCGAACACCCAGCTCTTCCGCTCCCGGATGACCGCCGAGGGCTTCGACGTGCTGCCCGGCGACCACGCCATCGCGCCCGTCATGATCGGGGACGCGGCGAAGGCCGGGCGCATGGCCGAGCTGCTCCTGGAGCGCGGCGTGTACGTCATCGGCTTCTCCTACCCGGTGGTGCCGCAGGGGCAGGCCCGGATCCGGGTGCAGCTGTCCGCGGCGCACTCCACGGCGGATGTGGACCGGGCCGTCGACGCGTTCGTCGCTGCGCGTGCTGAACTGGAGTCGGCCGGGGCCTAG
- a CDS encoding transposase: MVVPCALPISTPVSEVPDPHLASPFSDFTDQVFQNLRRADQRRWAGAYLAGLLITPGKKSVRRLAGAVSSSPTAVQSLRQFVSLSPWDWDPVMHELTRWAEGHGPAPTWAIGRAVLPKRGDRSVGVHRYFDPATGRTLNCQLGLGAFLCIGALQVPVDWRLLLPAPWTEDPQLRRRARIPDEVGHRPLWAQALDLVDTLEARTEPTTAPVVADMSDDPDVALFLRGLSLRARDFVVAVPPHLKVLPVGERTPNGPEPVSARTHVAQGNTETVLVTAPDGRQQELMVQSILVRMPGARAGATPEYPYRLFTEVLPEGGQGVMWLTSLTHRRLDNVASLATRRHGTTAAVAGMERHFGLLDFEGRSFPGWYHHMTLVSAAYTYQRLTHRPAPRHLPCCPTPLPQNGRERLHLAER; encoded by the coding sequence ATGGTTGTGCCCTGCGCATTGCCAATATCGACTCCGGTCAGCGAGGTACCCGACCCCCATCTCGCCTCACCTTTCAGCGACTTCACCGACCAGGTCTTCCAGAACCTGCGCCGCGCGGACCAGCGCCGCTGGGCCGGCGCCTATCTGGCGGGGCTGCTCATCACCCCCGGCAAGAAGTCGGTGCGCCGCCTCGCCGGAGCCGTCTCCTCCTCCCCCACCGCGGTGCAGTCCCTACGCCAGTTCGTGAGCCTCAGCCCCTGGGACTGGGACCCGGTGATGCACGAGCTGACCCGCTGGGCCGAGGGCCACGGACCCGCTCCCACCTGGGCGATCGGCCGTGCGGTGCTGCCCAAGCGCGGCGACCGCTCCGTGGGCGTGCACCGCTACTTCGACCCGGCCACCGGCCGCACCCTCAACTGCCAGCTCGGCCTCGGCGCGTTCCTCTGCATCGGGGCCCTCCAGGTCCCGGTCGACTGGCGGCTGCTGCTGCCCGCGCCCTGGACCGAGGACCCGCAGCTGCGCCGCCGCGCGCGGATCCCCGACGAGGTGGGCCACCGCCCGCTGTGGGCGCAGGCCCTGGACCTGGTCGACACCCTGGAGGCCAGGACCGAGCCGACGACCGCGCCGGTCGTCGCCGACATGAGCGACGACCCCGACGTCGCGCTCTTCCTGCGCGGTCTCAGCCTGCGCGCCCGTGACTTCGTCGTCGCCGTCCCGCCGCACCTGAAGGTCCTGCCGGTCGGCGAGCGCACCCCCAACGGCCCGGAGCCGGTCAGCGCGCGGACCCACGTCGCGCAGGGCAACACCGAGACCGTCCTGGTGACCGCCCCGGACGGCCGCCAGCAGGAGCTGATGGTCCAGTCGATCCTGGTACGGATGCCGGGCGCGCGGGCCGGGGCCACCCCGGAATACCCCTATAGGCTCTTCACCGAAGTGCTCCCCGAGGGCGGCCAAGGCGTCATGTGGCTCACCAGCCTCACGCATCGCCGTCTCGACAACGTTGCCTCACTGGCCACCCGTCGTCACGGCACCACCGCGGCCGTCGCGGGCATGGAGCGGCATTTCGGCCTCCTCGACTTCGAGGGCCGTTCGTTCCCCGGCTGGTATCACCACATGACCTTGGTTTCCGCCGCGTACACGTATCAGCGGCTGACACATCGGCCCGCCCCGCGGCACCTTCCGTGCTGTCCGACACCCCTGCCGCAGAACGGCCGGGAACGGTTGCACCTGGCGGAGCGCTAG
- a CDS encoding XRE family transcriptional regulator, translating to MGNDDMGTADVDARLAARLAELRSAHGWSLGDLAARSGVSRSTLSRAERAEISPTAALLNRLCAVYGRTMSQLLSEVEETPAQLVRAADQAVWTDPASGFTRRSVSPPQAGLRGEVVDATLAPGADLGYDRPPVPGLEQHLWVLEGGLAVTVREVTHTLAAGDCLRFRVWGGTRFRCLGERPVRYALLVVAP from the coding sequence ATGGGAAACGATGACATGGGGACCGCCGATGTCGACGCCCGGCTCGCCGCCCGCCTCGCCGAGCTGCGCTCCGCACACGGCTGGTCCCTGGGGGACCTCGCGGCCCGCAGCGGGGTGAGCCGCTCGACCCTGTCGCGTGCCGAGCGCGCGGAGATCAGCCCGACCGCGGCCCTCCTGAACCGGCTGTGCGCCGTCTACGGCCGCACCATGTCGCAGCTCCTCAGCGAGGTCGAGGAAACCCCCGCCCAGCTGGTCCGCGCGGCCGACCAGGCGGTGTGGACGGACCCCGCGTCCGGCTTCACGCGCCGGTCCGTCTCGCCGCCGCAGGCCGGGCTGCGCGGCGAGGTCGTCGACGCCACCCTCGCGCCGGGCGCCGACCTCGGCTACGACCGGCCGCCCGTGCCCGGTCTCGAACAGCACCTCTGGGTCCTGGAGGGCGGCCTCGCCGTCACCGTGCGGGAGGTCACGCACACCCTCGCGGCGGGGGACTGCCTGCGCTTCCGGGTGTGGGGCGGCACGCGCTTCCGCTGCCTCGGCGAGCGGCCCGTACGGTACGCGCTCCTGGTGGTGGCGCCGTGA
- a CDS encoding alpha/beta hydrolase — protein sequence MPDHDHARVTPVTYTAGLLTAPDGVPVATYTWQPRDGRPRAFVQIAHGAAEHALRYDRFARHLTAHGYGVVASDHRGHGATAQATGGYGVAEADPGGTAAGETSDDGPDAWRAIVDDLKAVGDQVRSLHPGTPVVLFGHSLGSMLARDHAQEYPDGLAGLILSGTFRSLPGAETESALARLRAEVAAGGRAARSSFVPELFAAFNDAHPHRTGFEWLSRDAAEVDAYVADERCGFPFSAGLSLDWVRAVRKINDPRQLARIPADLPVHVAVGTEDPCNQGMTLVYELLEDLRYAGVRDLGWKAYEGARHEILNETDRDEVQRDLTDWLDARVG from the coding sequence ATGCCGGACCACGACCACGCGCGCGTGACACCCGTGACCTACACCGCGGGGCTGCTGACCGCGCCGGACGGCGTACCCGTCGCCACGTACACCTGGCAGCCCCGCGACGGCAGGCCCCGCGCCTTCGTCCAGATCGCCCACGGCGCCGCCGAACACGCCCTGCGCTACGACCGGTTCGCCCGCCACCTCACCGCGCACGGCTACGGCGTGGTGGCCTCCGACCACCGGGGGCACGGGGCGACGGCCCAGGCCACGGGCGGCTACGGGGTCGCGGAGGCGGACCCCGGCGGCACGGCGGCGGGGGAGACATCCGATGACGGGCCCGACGCCTGGCGGGCGATCGTGGACGACCTCAAGGCCGTCGGCGACCAGGTCCGCAGCCTCCACCCCGGCACCCCCGTGGTGCTGTTCGGGCACAGCCTCGGCTCGATGCTCGCCCGGGACCACGCCCAGGAGTACCCCGACGGGCTCGCGGGCCTCATCCTGTCCGGCACGTTCCGCTCGCTGCCCGGCGCGGAGACCGAGTCGGCGCTCGCGCGGCTGCGGGCCGAGGTCGCCGCCGGCGGCCGGGCGGCCCGCTCGTCCTTCGTCCCGGAGCTGTTCGCCGCGTTCAACGACGCCCACCCGCACCGCACCGGCTTCGAGTGGCTCTCGCGGGACGCCGCCGAGGTCGACGCGTACGTCGCCGACGAGCGCTGCGGCTTCCCGTTCTCGGCGGGGCTCTCGCTGGACTGGGTGCGCGCCGTCCGCAAGATCAACGATCCGCGGCAGCTCGCCCGCATCCCCGCGGACCTGCCCGTCCACGTCGCCGTCGGCACGGAGGACCCCTGCAACCAGGGCATGACGCTCGTGTACGAGCTCCTGGAGGACCTCCGCTACGCGGGCGTGCGCGACCTCGGCTGGAAGGCGTACGAGGGCGCCAGGCACGAGATCCTGAACGAGACCGACCGGGACGAGGTGCAGCGGGACCTCACGGACTGGCTGGACGCGCGCGTGGGGTGA
- a CDS encoding VOC family protein — protein MSTNPEGTPCWADAMFPDIGAAKDFYGELFGWTFAEGSAEFGGYTQAYKDGKAAAAVMPQMPDMDGQPPAWNLYFETPDIAATASGIRANGGTLVMEPMPVGDFGTMTTAQDPSGVYFSVWQPGSHRGFELVGAPGAFCWAEVTTREAEKADAFFPAVFPFEVKRMEDEHVDFHVWQLDGRPVAGRMKMPPEAPAEVPPHVNVYFGVDDCDAAVELVRRSGGRLFFGPMSSPFGRFATVADPQGAAFSVIDLATTEGEMPKMT, from the coding sequence ATGTCCACGAACCCTGAGGGCACACCGTGCTGGGCGGACGCCATGTTCCCCGACATCGGGGCGGCCAAGGACTTCTACGGCGAACTGTTCGGCTGGACCTTCGCGGAGGGGTCGGCCGAGTTCGGCGGCTATACGCAGGCGTACAAGGACGGCAAGGCCGCGGCGGCGGTGATGCCGCAGATGCCGGACATGGACGGGCAGCCGCCCGCCTGGAACCTGTACTTCGAGACGCCGGACATCGCCGCCACCGCGAGCGGCATCCGCGCGAACGGCGGCACCCTCGTGATGGAGCCGATGCCCGTCGGTGACTTCGGCACCATGACCACGGCGCAGGACCCGAGCGGCGTGTACTTCAGCGTGTGGCAGCCGGGCAGCCACCGGGGCTTCGAGCTCGTGGGCGCGCCGGGCGCGTTCTGCTGGGCGGAGGTCACGACGCGGGAGGCGGAGAAGGCGGACGCCTTCTTCCCCGCGGTGTTCCCCTTCGAGGTCAAGCGCATGGAGGACGAGCACGTCGACTTCCACGTCTGGCAGCTCGACGGCCGGCCGGTCGCGGGGCGCATGAAGATGCCTCCGGAGGCGCCGGCCGAGGTGCCGCCGCACGTGAACGTGTACTTCGGCGTCGACGACTGCGACGCGGCCGTGGAGCTGGTGCGGCGGAGCGGGGGCCGGCTGTTCTTCGGGCCGATGTCCTCGCCGTTCGGGCGCTTCGCGACGGTGGCCGATCCGCAGGGCGCGGCGTTCTCCGTCATCGACCTGGCGACGACCGAGGGCGAGATGCCGAAGATGACGTGA
- a CDS encoding transketolase encodes MDTMRDRFAPVMSRLLDEDPRVAVVLAEIGVDAFKDAMRAHPDRVINVGIREQLLVGAGAGLALAGLRPVVHTFASFLVERPFEQIKLDFGHQGVGGVLVSAAASFDWPEGGFTHMAPGDVGVLDTLDGWAVHVPGHPDEAEVLLRHAVGPGAGAAPADDKAYVRLSTQSNGAPMPVDGRRFLTVREGRGGVVVAVGPLLDHVLAATEGLDVTVLYATTVRPFDGDALRRAVGAGTAADVVLVEPYLAGTSTAAANDALVDVPHRVLGLGVGRAELRRYGRQEEHLRAHGLDPASLRARVTGFLRAGRP; translated from the coding sequence ATGGACACCATGCGAGACCGCTTCGCCCCCGTCATGTCCCGGCTGCTCGACGAGGACCCGCGCGTCGCCGTAGTCCTCGCCGAGATCGGCGTCGACGCCTTCAAGGACGCGATGCGCGCGCACCCGGACCGGGTGATCAACGTCGGGATCCGCGAACAGCTGCTGGTGGGCGCCGGCGCGGGCCTGGCGCTCGCGGGGCTGAGGCCCGTCGTGCACACCTTCGCGAGCTTCCTCGTGGAGCGGCCCTTCGAACAGATCAAGCTCGACTTCGGGCACCAGGGCGTGGGCGGGGTGCTCGTCAGCGCGGCGGCGTCCTTCGACTGGCCCGAGGGCGGCTTCACGCACATGGCGCCGGGCGACGTCGGGGTCCTCGACACCCTGGACGGCTGGGCCGTGCACGTCCCGGGTCACCCGGACGAGGCCGAGGTGCTCCTGCGGCACGCCGTGGGCCCGGGGGCCGGGGCGGCGCCCGCGGACGACAAGGCGTACGTACGGCTGTCCACGCAGTCCAACGGGGCGCCGATGCCCGTGGACGGCAGGCGCTTCCTCACCGTGCGCGAGGGGCGCGGGGGCGTCGTCGTCGCCGTCGGCCCGCTGCTCGACCACGTCCTCGCGGCGACGGAGGGCCTGGACGTCACCGTCCTGTACGCGACGACGGTGCGGCCCTTCGACGGGGACGCGCTGCGCCGGGCCGTCGGGGCGGGCACCGCGGCCGACGTCGTCCTCGTCGAGCCGTATCTCGCCGGGACGTCCACGGCCGCCGCGAACGACGCGCTCGTCGACGTGCCGCACCGGGTCCTGGGGCTCGGCGTCGGCCGGGCGGAGCTGCGGCGCTACGGCCGCCAGGAGGAGCACCTCCGCGCCCACGGCCTGGACCCGGCCTCCCTGCGCGCCCGCGTCACCGGCTTCCTCCGCGCGGGGCGCCCCTGA
- a CDS encoding FMN-binding negative transcriptional regulator, with product MFVPSQYRQPDSSWMVDLIHGNPLALFVSNGTAEAGPFATHLPVIRDPEWNGEWSEDLSGGRLLGHMNRANPHWKALESGTVNLLTFTGPHGYVSPTVYDVTPAAPTWNFTSVHVHGVVEKIEGIENTLDVVKATVQAYEGAFGDGWDMSESLEYFRKIVPAVGAFQFRVTSAEGMFKLSQEQPDEVQERVRRSFGGRECTRHQATASLMSKLP from the coding sequence CCACGGCAATCCCCTGGCGCTGTTCGTGAGCAACGGCACCGCGGAAGCGGGTCCGTTTGCCACGCATCTGCCGGTAATCCGGGACCCGGAGTGGAACGGGGAATGGTCCGAGGACCTCTCGGGCGGCCGGCTGCTCGGCCATATGAACCGGGCGAACCCGCACTGGAAGGCGCTCGAGTCGGGCACCGTGAACCTGCTGACGTTCACCGGGCCGCACGGCTATGTTTCCCCGACGGTCTACGACGTGACGCCGGCCGCGCCGACATGGAACTTCACCTCCGTCCACGTGCACGGCGTCGTCGAGAAGATCGAGGGCATCGAGAACACCCTGGACGTCGTGAAGGCGACGGTGCAGGCCTATGAAGGCGCCTTCGGCGACGGCTGGGACATGTCCGAATCGTTGGAGTACTTCCGGAAGATCGTGCCCGCCGTGGGCGCCTTCCAATTCAGGGTGACCAGCGCCGAGGGCATGTTCAAGCTCAGCCAGGAGCAGCCGGACGAGGTGCAGGAGCGGGTGCGCCGTTCGTTCGGCGGGCGCGAGTGCACCCGGCACCAGGCGACGGCGAGCCTCATGAGCAAGCTGCCCTGA
- a CDS encoding MmcQ/YjbR family DNA-binding protein yields the protein MVNADDVRRTALALPDTTEKIAWSMPTFRVAGKMFATLPEDETSIAVRCPKVERDELVLAEPEKFWIAEHEAAFAWVRVRLAALDAPELGDILADSWRQAAPTRLLEAHPGLGVPAE from the coding sequence ATGGTCAACGCCGACGACGTACGCCGCACCGCCCTCGCTCTGCCGGACACGACGGAGAAGATCGCCTGGAGCATGCCGACCTTCCGGGTCGCGGGCAAGATGTTCGCCACGCTCCCCGAGGACGAGACGTCCATCGCCGTGCGCTGCCCGAAGGTGGAGCGGGACGAGCTGGTGCTCGCGGAGCCCGAGAAGTTCTGGATCGCCGAGCACGAGGCGGCCTTCGCGTGGGTGCGGGTGCGGCTCGCCGCGCTCGACGCGCCGGAGCTGGGGGACATCCTCGCCGACTCCTGGCGCCAGGCCGCGCCCACGCGCCTCCTCGAGGCGCACCCGGGGCTGGGCGTACCGGCCGAGTAG
- a CDS encoding LysR family transcriptional regulator produces MIEARRLHILRAVADHGTVTAAAAALYLTPSAVSQQLTALEQETGHRLVDRSARGVRLTPAGEILLTHTNAVLAQLERAEAELAAYSSGAAGTVTLAAFATGIGLVVAPALTRLAETAPGIRVRVQDAEGDASLPMVLDRQVDVAVAVEYRGAPGADDPRLTRVPLYAEPFDAVLPETHRLAGGGRVPLADLAKDAWIGPFPGNPCHDVVVLACEQAGFQPVMEHSSDDFRAVVALASAGAGVALVPRSALRGMDLAGVAVRPVDGVAPTRRVFAAVRCGAEAHPLIAPVLGALKDAAAED; encoded by the coding sequence ATGATCGAAGCCCGGCGGTTGCACATCCTGCGCGCGGTGGCCGACCACGGCACCGTCACCGCCGCGGCCGCCGCCCTCTACCTCACCCCGTCCGCCGTGTCGCAGCAGCTCACCGCGCTCGAGCAGGAGACGGGGCACCGGCTCGTGGACCGCTCGGCCCGGGGGGTGCGGCTCACTCCCGCGGGCGAGATCCTGCTGACGCACACCAACGCCGTGCTCGCCCAACTGGAGCGGGCCGAGGCCGAGTTGGCCGCGTACAGCTCGGGCGCGGCGGGGACGGTGACGCTCGCGGCGTTCGCGACGGGCATCGGCCTGGTCGTGGCGCCCGCCCTGACCCGCCTCGCCGAGACCGCGCCCGGCATCCGGGTGCGCGTCCAGGACGCCGAGGGCGACGCCAGCCTGCCGATGGTGCTCGACCGGCAGGTGGACGTGGCGGTGGCCGTGGAGTACCGCGGCGCGCCCGGTGCCGACGACCCGCGCCTGACGCGCGTACCGCTGTACGCCGAGCCCTTCGACGCGGTGCTCCCCGAGACGCACCGGCTCGCCGGCGGCGGCCGGGTGCCGCTCGCCGACCTCGCCAAGGACGCGTGGATCGGCCCCTTCCCCGGCAACCCCTGCCACGACGTGGTGGTCCTCGCCTGTGAGCAGGCCGGGTTCCAGCCGGTCATGGAGCATTCATCGGATGACTTCCGCGCGGTCGTCGCCCTGGCGTCGGCGGGAGCGGGGGTGGCCCTCGTGCCCCGCTCCGCCCTGCGGGGCATGGACCTGGCGGGGGTGGCGGTCCGGCCCGTGGACGGGGTCGCGCCCACGCGGCGGGTCTTCGCCGCCGTGCGCTGCGGCGCGGAGGCGCACCCGCTGATCGCGCCCGTCCTCGGCGCCCTGAAGGACGCGGCCGCCGAGGACTGA
- a CDS encoding LmbU family transcriptional regulator, which yields MMTNQVSDLEGSKVVLFRRNANSVPRQRRVDERRGQVLTTKVGLQMPAGLTFEDWERAGRQLSGIVNSSSWWLGDWLVYGKDHYTDRYQRGIRAAGLQYQTLRNYAWVSRRFDFSRRRAALSFQHHAELASLPVDEQELWLDRAEQLQWTTKQLRSAIRMAREDEVRDGTPTPETMRRLAVPGSRLQWWHKAAEQSGIDFEQWVLATLDNAAERALEEEEEQEKAGISA from the coding sequence ATGATGACGAACCAGGTCAGCGACCTCGAGGGCTCGAAGGTTGTGCTGTTCCGTAGAAACGCGAATTCCGTCCCGCGGCAGCGCCGAGTGGACGAGCGTCGTGGCCAGGTACTGACGACGAAGGTGGGCCTCCAAATGCCCGCCGGGCTGACCTTCGAGGACTGGGAGCGGGCCGGCCGCCAGCTCTCCGGAATTGTGAACTCCTCTTCCTGGTGGCTGGGGGACTGGCTGGTATACGGCAAGGACCACTACACCGACCGCTATCAGCGTGGAATTCGCGCGGCGGGTCTGCAGTACCAGACGCTGCGCAACTACGCGTGGGTTTCGCGGCGTTTCGACTTCAGCCGCAGGCGCGCGGCGCTGAGTTTCCAGCACCACGCCGAACTGGCCTCGCTGCCGGTCGACGAGCAGGAGCTGTGGCTCGACCGCGCGGAGCAGCTGCAGTGGACCACCAAGCAGCTGCGCAGCGCGATCCGCATGGCGCGCGAGGACGAGGTGCGCGACGGCACGCCGACCCCTGAGACGATGCGGCGCCTCGCGGTGCCGGGCAGTCGGCTCCAGTGGTGGCACAAGGCCGCCGAGCAGTCGGGCATCGACTTCGAGCAGTGGGTGCTCGCGACGCTCGACAACGCCGCCGAGCGCGCCCTGGAGGAGGAAGAGGAGCAGGAGAAGGCGGGCATCAGCGCCTGA
- a CDS encoding transketolase, with protein sequence MTTTTARTFTYADLPGLMGLMTGDEKHGPAATSTLDALWVLYDRVLRVTPAGVDDPGRDRFLLSKGHGPMAYYAVLAAKGFLPVDWLEGFGAYDSPLGHHPDRVLVPGAEIGSGSLGHGLPLAVGTALGLTARGLTDPHVWVLVGDAELDEGSNHEAIAYAGPAGLERLHTLVIDNASASYARPGGIAARFEAAGWSALTVDGRDHDALYAAFTAPHPGRPHVVVARVEPKEFAGEPPSA encoded by the coding sequence ATGACGACCACAACGGCACGCACCTTCACGTACGCGGACCTCCCCGGCCTGATGGGCCTGATGACGGGCGACGAGAAGCACGGCCCCGCGGCGACGTCCACGCTCGACGCGCTCTGGGTCCTCTACGACCGTGTGCTGCGGGTCACACCCGCGGGCGTGGACGATCCGGGGCGCGACCGGTTCCTGCTGTCCAAGGGGCACGGGCCGATGGCCTACTACGCGGTCCTCGCCGCCAAGGGCTTCCTCCCCGTGGACTGGCTGGAGGGCTTCGGCGCGTACGACTCGCCGCTCGGGCACCACCCGGACCGGGTGCTCGTGCCGGGCGCCGAGATCGGCAGCGGCTCCCTGGGGCACGGCCTGCCCCTCGCGGTCGGCACCGCCCTCGGCCTCACGGCGCGCGGGCTCACGGATCCGCACGTGTGGGTGCTCGTCGGGGACGCGGAGCTGGACGAGGGCAGCAACCACGAGGCCATCGCCTACGCCGGGCCCGCGGGCCTGGAGCGGCTGCACACGCTCGTGATCGACAACGCCTCCGCCTCGTACGCGCGCCCCGGCGGCATCGCCGCCCGCTTCGAGGCCGCGGGCTGGTCCGCCCTGACCGTCGACGGCCGTGACCACGACGCCCTGTACGCGGCCTTCACCGCGCCGCACCCGGGGCGCCCGCACGTGGTCGTGGCCCGCGTCGAGCCCAAGGAGTTCGCGGGCGAGCCCCCGTCCGCCTGA